Part of the Rhodothermus bifroesti genome, AGGGTGACGATACCGATCTGGAGGCCATCGAGCAAGGCTACGTGTCCATCACGCCCCTACACCACGACCTAACGGCTCATGCCTACCGGTCCATGCTGCGTGCTTGGGACTGGGAAGGTATAACCCTAGCGCAGGCGCATCCAACAGACCGGCCATGATTGTTCATCAGGAAACCCTCCAGTGCAGCACAACAGGACATGGAGATGTGCAGGACCTAACCCAAGCTGTGGCAGCGGTGGTGGCGCGCTCTGGCGTTGCTCGGGGTTTGGTGCATGTGCACGTGGTAGGCAGTACAGCAGCTGTAGGCACCATTGAACTTGAGCCTGGCTTGCAGCGCGATTTGCCCGAACTCATGGATCGTTTGGTGCCCCCGCACGAGACCTATTACCACGAGCTGACCTGGCACGACGGAAATGCGCATGCCCACCTGCAAGCTACCTTACTGGGTGCCTCGGCAACGGTACCGGTGCGTGACGGGCAGCCCGTGCTAGGCACCTGGCAGCAACTCGTACTGGTGGAATGCGACGTGCGGCCGCGCCAGCGCGAGCTGGTGGTTACCGTTCAAGGTGTTCCTAGCCAGTCCTGAAAAGCTGCAAGGCGCTTTTGCACTAGGTCGGGCCGTCCGCGCCCAGGGTAGCCGTCTACTTGGTAAGCTGCCAGCACGCGCTGTGGTTCAGGCTGGGGGAGCCTGTCGAGTTCGGCCGCAGCCTGACGGTAGGCCTCGCGAAACGGCACGCCCTCGGCCACGCGACGCAGTGCTTCGGCAGTAGCCAGCAGCGCTGGGGTGCAGGCAGCTTGCATGCAGTCACGCCGAAAGCGTAGGGAAGGCAGCAGGTTGTCCATGGCGGTCAGCATATCCTGCGCATGCAGCACGCAGCGCACAACGGCTTCCTTGGTAAGCTGCAAGTCGCGGTGGTACCCTGAAGGCAAGTTGGCTGGAAGCGTCAGCAGTACGTTTAGCTCGGCCAGCAGCCGGTGATAACCCGCACGCACCAGTTCCAGCACGTCTGGGTTTTGCTTCTGCGGCATAATGCTACTGCCAGTACACAAGTCGGCTGGCAGGGCTACAAAGCCAAATTCCTGACTGTTGAAGAGCACCAAGTCCGAAGCCATACGGTTGAGCGTAGCCCCTACCTGCACCAGGGCATGCGCCGCATGCAGCTCTAACTTGCCGCGCGAGAGCTGCACAGCCGTCACATGAAGTTGCAGCGCGCGAAATCCTAGCTGCTGGGCTACGGCTTCCCGAGGAAGTGCTAGAAAAGGCACCCCATAGCCTGCCGCACTGCCTAAGGGCGACACATCCACCTGATCGAAAGCATGGCGCAAGGCTGCTAGATCGCTCAAAAGCAGCTCTGCATAGCCTAGTGCCCACAGGCCGGCTGTCGAAGGCATGGCCTGCTGCAGATGCGTGTAGCCAGGCATCAACGCGTCGTTATACTGAGCACCTAGCGCACACAGGTGCTCGACAATACGAGCTACTTGCCGGCCGGCCTCACGCAAACCGTCTTTTAAGAATAACCGCAATGCTGCAAGTACTTGGTCGTTACGCGAGCGACCCGCGTGGATTTTTTTGCCGATGTCTCCCAGCTGCTGCGTTAGGTACTGCTCGATGACCGTATGTGCGTCTTCATCTTCGGGGCGCACTGCGATGCGACCGGCAGCTACCTCAGCCTTTAGGGCATCCAATGCTTGGGTGATTGCCTGAAACTCAGCATCAGTAAGCACGCCGATCTGGGTCAGCCCAGCTGCATGCGCTCGTGTGCCTTCAATGTCGTAAGGTAAAAGCAGTGTGTCCCAGCGGTGGTCTTCGCCTACGGTAAACCGCTGCACCCAGCTAGCAATGGTATATCCTTTTGCCCAGAGCATACCTGGAAGCGTGTAGATTATGGCTGCAAAATACAGAGTCGATCGCGCTGCGCAACGGGTCTGCGGGCAATTGGGCTAAAGTTTACACAAAGGCGGCCGATCTTTAGCCCTGTTGACTCCCCCAATCAATCACGCGACCGCTTGCCATGTACGACCGTCTCAAGAACGCCTCCATCCAAACCAAGATAGTTCTGGCACTGCTTGTTCCTCAGGTTCTGGCTAT contains:
- a CDS encoding secondary thiamine-phosphate synthase enzyme YjbQ, translated to MIVHQETLQCSTTGHGDVQDLTQAVAAVVARSGVARGLVHVHVVGSTAAVGTIELEPGLQRDLPELMDRLVPPHETYYHELTWHDGNAHAHLQATLLGASATVPVRDGQPVLGTWQQLVLVECDVRPRQRELVVTVQGVPSQS
- the argH gene encoding argininosuccinate lyase; the encoded protein is MLWAKGYTIASWVQRFTVGEDHRWDTLLLPYDIEGTRAHAAGLTQIGVLTDAEFQAITQALDALKAEVAAGRIAVRPEDEDAHTVIEQYLTQQLGDIGKKIHAGRSRNDQVLAALRLFLKDGLREAGRQVARIVEHLCALGAQYNDALMPGYTHLQQAMPSTAGLWALGYAELLLSDLAALRHAFDQVDVSPLGSAAGYGVPFLALPREAVAQQLGFRALQLHVTAVQLSRGKLELHAAHALVQVGATLNRMASDLVLFNSQEFGFVALPADLCTGSSIMPQKQNPDVLELVRAGYHRLLAELNVLLTLPANLPSGYHRDLQLTKEAVVRCVLHAQDMLTAMDNLLPSLRFRRDCMQAACTPALLATAEALRRVAEGVPFREAYRQAAAELDRLPQPEPQRVLAAYQVDGYPGRGRPDLVQKRLAAFQDWLGTP